Proteins encoded together in one Prosthecobacter debontii window:
- a CDS encoding DUF1801 domain-containing protein, producing MKSAPSDTQGKSPTQLIDERIQEIGGWQAETLTRMRKLIHEAVPDVVEEVKWRGVPVWSSGGILCTGENYKKAVKLTFAKGASLPDPTGLFNASLEGNMRRAIDILEGEEVNAKAFKALVKAAAAQNATKPQKPKSGMGGKTSTKLKKNDQGVVLLSGGNPQIAKGDGDAPVQAYIAAMPGWKSELGKQLDELIVRVVPDVRKAVKWNSPFYGSADQGWFVSFHVLTKYVKVTFFDGTSLKPEPPGFTPKSKENRWLDIYENQPLDVKQMEKWIKQAAKLPGWMP from the coding sequence ATGAAATCCGCACCCTCCGATACTCAAGGAAAGTCGCCGACCCAACTCATTGATGAGCGAATCCAGGAGATCGGAGGTTGGCAGGCGGAAACCCTAACGCGCATGCGGAAGCTGATTCATGAAGCCGTGCCGGATGTCGTTGAAGAAGTAAAATGGCGGGGAGTTCCAGTGTGGTCCAGCGGCGGCATCCTCTGCACAGGCGAGAACTACAAAAAAGCGGTCAAGCTAACCTTCGCCAAAGGCGCCAGCCTCCCTGACCCCACAGGCCTCTTCAATGCCAGCCTGGAGGGCAACATGCGGCGGGCCATCGACATTCTGGAAGGCGAGGAGGTGAATGCCAAAGCCTTTAAGGCACTGGTGAAAGCCGCCGCCGCCCAAAACGCGACCAAACCTCAGAAGCCCAAGTCGGGCATGGGAGGAAAGACTTCGACCAAGTTGAAGAAAAACGATCAAGGCGTCGTCCTGCTCTCCGGCGGTAATCCACAGATTGCCAAAGGAGATGGCGATGCCCCCGTTCAGGCCTACATCGCCGCGATGCCCGGCTGGAAAAGCGAGCTGGGCAAGCAGCTGGATGAACTCATTGTTCGGGTGGTTCCCGATGTTCGCAAAGCGGTGAAGTGGAATTCGCCTTTCTATGGCAGTGCGGATCAGGGTTGGTTCGTGTCATTCCACGTTCTCACCAAGTATGTGAAAGTGACCTTTTTTGACGGCACTTCATTGAAACCCGAGCCTCCAGGTTTTACACCCAAGAGCAAAGAGAATCGCTGGTTGGATATCTACGAAAACCAGCCGCTAGATGTGAAGCAGATGGAGAAGTGGATCAAGCAGGCGGCTAAGCTTCCCGGTTGGATGCCTTAA
- a CDS encoding YiiX/YebB-like N1pC/P60 family cysteine hydrolase, with translation MKPLLTCLIVALSTCSPSPPKSYLPREADIVFQSLPHSPLVDAIEGCTHSPYSHCGILAFKANEWVVIEALGTVRETSWPEWAQRGRKQHFTVYRLDLTFSNQTSDIVTRARSYLGRPYDLHYSFDDEAIYCSELIQKAIRGATGRTIGKIQKLSDLNWKPFETIIRTIENDVPLDREMITPQSLAEATELHQVYSPIAADD, from the coding sequence ATGAAGCCATTGCTTACCTGTCTCATTGTTGCGCTCAGCACCTGCTCTCCTTCACCTCCAAAGAGCTACCTTCCACGCGAAGCGGACATCGTGTTTCAATCCCTGCCTCATTCTCCACTGGTAGATGCGATCGAAGGTTGCACTCATTCTCCTTATTCTCACTGCGGCATCTTAGCCTTTAAAGCCAACGAGTGGGTCGTCATTGAGGCGCTGGGAACAGTCCGTGAAACATCCTGGCCAGAATGGGCTCAGAGGGGGCGCAAACAACACTTCACAGTCTATCGACTAGACTTAACTTTCTCCAACCAGACTTCGGACATTGTCACTCGGGCTCGATCCTACCTAGGACGCCCCTATGACCTTCATTACAGCTTCGATGACGAAGCCATTTATTGTTCAGAACTCATCCAAAAAGCGATTCGCGGCGCCACAGGCCGAACAATAGGTAAGATTCAAAAGTTAAGCGACCTGAACTGGAAGCCCTTTGAAACAATCATTCGAACCATCGAGAACGATGTTCCTCTCGATCGTGAAATGATTACCCCCCAATCGTTAGCCGAAGCAACAGAACTCCATCAAGTTTATAGCCCTATTGCTGCGGATGACTGA
- a CDS encoding M56 family metallopeptidase, which translates to MLWFHLSTTVLLLAALILPTAGLSRRRSIEGVTLLVILLPLIRLALETFIPSLPHPALPLKGLDGHGQSSIFVQLLTIVWVTGMLIHGVALVRRLRSVQHLKATAHPLSQECVHQIAACLSQPEATICQSFRVSTQIKTPLVLPGLNSLVLLPVEWDGWPVHLQASALRHEWHHLRNHDALWNVWLHLFRPIFWFHPLAAMSVKAWTDACEYEADLAAVGSSNPADYAQSLLSIARLQQLSAHATGLGFLGSSHVGLQQRIRVLLSPHQTSASERSWLKRLTVPMVILAFAVSCAWLGIRKPEEQAQQPHEEAFLRLSATPFPADE; encoded by the coding sequence ATGTTGTGGTTTCACCTTTCCACCACAGTACTTCTTCTCGCAGCCTTGATTCTACCCACGGCTGGACTTTCCCGGCGTCGGAGCATCGAAGGAGTCACGCTCCTCGTTATTCTCCTGCCACTCATACGACTGGCGCTTGAGACCTTCATTCCCTCACTTCCCCACCCTGCTCTTCCGCTGAAAGGGCTGGATGGGCACGGACAGTCTTCGATATTCGTGCAACTGCTCACCATTGTTTGGGTCACGGGAATGCTGATTCATGGAGTGGCTCTTGTCCGTCGCCTACGTTCTGTTCAGCACCTTAAAGCCACAGCGCACCCTCTCAGCCAGGAGTGTGTTCATCAAATTGCAGCCTGTCTTTCACAGCCCGAAGCGACCATCTGTCAAAGCTTTCGTGTCTCTACACAAATCAAAACGCCTCTGGTTCTACCCGGCCTGAACAGCCTCGTTCTGCTACCCGTGGAATGGGATGGATGGCCAGTACATTTGCAGGCGAGTGCTCTCCGCCACGAATGGCATCATCTAAGGAATCACGATGCACTTTGGAATGTTTGGCTGCATCTTTTCCGTCCCATCTTTTGGTTTCATCCTTTGGCTGCGATGTCGGTCAAAGCCTGGACCGATGCGTGTGAGTATGAGGCTGATCTGGCTGCGGTCGGCAGCAGCAATCCTGCCGATTACGCCCAATCTCTGCTTAGCATCGCAAGACTTCAGCAGCTATCTGCACACGCTACCGGTCTCGGTTTTTTAGGATCATCACATGTGGGGCTTCAGCAGCGTATCCGCGTGCTGTTATCCCCCCATCAAACCTCCGCATCCGAGCGATCTTGGTTAAAACGCTTAACCGTTCCAATGGTGATCCTCGCCTTCGCTGTGAGTTGCGCTTGGCTGGGGATTCGCAAGCCTGAGGAGCAGGCCCAACAACCGCACGAAGAAGCGTTCCTACGTTTATCCGCAACGCCCTTCCCTGCCGATGAGTAG
- a CDS encoding BlaI/MecI/CopY family transcriptional regulator, with protein MPQIASETHSKKERQAMEILYRLGEATVAQVQTELPDEPNYSATRALLGVLVDKGLAKVAKAEGARHYLYSPKESAHKARKGALKKLLSTFFDNSPAELAMNLLDPDQNRMTVEEIDKLQQMIDAHRAQPKV; from the coding sequence ATGCCGCAGATCGCTTCTGAAACTCATTCCAAAAAAGAACGCCAAGCGATGGAAATCCTCTACCGCCTAGGAGAGGCGACTGTTGCCCAAGTGCAGACCGAACTGCCGGATGAGCCTAACTATTCAGCCACACGAGCTCTACTGGGGGTGCTAGTCGATAAAGGATTGGCCAAAGTGGCGAAAGCCGAGGGAGCTCGCCATTACCTCTACTCCCCCAAAGAATCCGCTCACAAGGCTCGCAAAGGTGCTCTCAAAAAGCTATTGTCTACCTTCTTTGACAATTCCCCTGCGGAACTCGCCATGAACCTCTTGGACCCGGACCAAAATCGGATGACTGTAGAGGAGATCGATAAACTCCAGCAAATGATTGATGCTCATCGAGCCCAACCCAAAGTCTGA
- a CDS encoding AEC family transporter, whose product MLSTLLIVLPVFALILAGWLVRKVGVMGPQSASELNRFVVYLALPALLFDITAHAKFAEIWQPGFIATFTLSCVILFGLTLALCWRRERPLADAAIDALASSYANTGYMGFPLALAVFGSSAMAPTLIASLVTVCALFAVAIVLIEISLQSERQPSRLILKVATSLARNPLLLAPALGALFPLRSTPIPAPMDSFLKMLGHAASPCALVGLGLFLAEKRAPQASQNELGPAVLIIGLKLLLQPLITWVLAVHVFALPPALAQPAILIAALPTGTGPFMLAEYYQRDAGVTAKVIIGSTVLSMLTITAYLTFGRT is encoded by the coding sequence ATGCTCTCCACCTTGCTGATCGTGCTACCCGTGTTTGCCCTCATTCTTGCGGGTTGGTTGGTCCGCAAGGTTGGAGTCATGGGGCCACAATCAGCCAGCGAGCTCAACCGATTCGTGGTTTATCTGGCGCTACCCGCCTTGCTCTTCGACATCACCGCCCACGCTAAGTTTGCCGAGATCTGGCAGCCTGGATTTATCGCCACCTTCACGCTGAGTTGTGTGATCCTTTTCGGGCTCACCCTAGCTCTGTGTTGGCGGCGTGAGCGACCTCTGGCGGATGCGGCCATCGATGCCCTCGCAAGTAGTTATGCCAATACCGGCTACATGGGCTTCCCCCTGGCCCTTGCCGTGTTTGGCTCGTCCGCCATGGCACCCACCTTGATCGCCTCCCTTGTGACGGTGTGCGCTCTCTTTGCCGTGGCCATCGTGCTGATCGAGATCAGTCTGCAAAGCGAGCGTCAGCCATCGCGGCTGATCCTGAAAGTGGCCACATCACTCGCACGCAACCCACTACTGCTCGCCCCGGCTCTGGGAGCCCTGTTTCCCCTGAGGAGCACGCCAATTCCAGCCCCCATGGACAGCTTTCTAAAAATGCTGGGCCATGCCGCCTCGCCCTGTGCATTGGTTGGCCTGGGACTGTTCTTGGCAGAAAAGCGCGCACCTCAGGCATCACAAAATGAGCTTGGTCCAGCCGTCCTGATCATTGGCCTGAAGCTGCTGCTGCAACCTCTCATTACCTGGGTGCTGGCCGTGCATGTTTTCGCCCTGCCCCCTGCTCTAGCTCAACCCGCCATCCTCATAGCCGCCCTGCCCACGGGCACAGGCCCCTTCATGCTGGCGGAGTATTATCAGCGCGACGCCGGCGTCACCGCCAAGGTCATCATCGGCTCCACCGTGCTGTCCATGCTGACGATCACGGCGTATCTGACTTTTGGTCGGACTTGA
- a CDS encoding LysR family transcriptional regulator, which produces MADIRQMRYFVALAETLHFGRAAERLHLTQPPLSRQIAALEKSLGVKLLERHTRHTQLTRAGQRFLEDAKATLIAFDQACQNARLAESGELGELKIGFMMHAAFTVLPRLTRRLISSHPQVKVNLRESLPSALPDDLLSGRFDAGIMFPPGRIRGLDFQVIHTESLCLAVPASHRLARRSRITPNDLLREALIAAPEEVSPALRETIAMWFRAEGITPTFRLETQLQQTIITLVAEELGVALVPESMKKLAITGVVYRSLASAPQIEHVIAWHTGNLNPSLPLLLKACA; this is translated from the coding sequence GTGGCTGATATCCGACAGATGCGTTATTTCGTGGCCCTGGCCGAGACTCTGCACTTTGGCCGGGCGGCGGAGCGTCTGCATCTAACTCAGCCGCCGCTCAGTCGGCAGATCGCGGCGTTGGAAAAGTCGTTAGGCGTCAAGCTGCTGGAGCGGCACACGCGCCACACTCAGCTTACCCGCGCTGGGCAGCGGTTTCTGGAGGATGCCAAAGCCACCTTGATTGCTTTTGATCAGGCCTGTCAGAATGCGCGGTTGGCTGAGTCGGGCGAACTGGGAGAACTGAAGATCGGTTTCATGATGCACGCGGCTTTCACCGTGCTGCCCAGGCTGACTCGGCGTCTGATCTCCAGTCATCCGCAGGTGAAAGTAAATCTTCGAGAGAGTCTGCCGAGTGCTCTCCCCGACGATCTTTTGAGCGGGCGCTTCGATGCGGGTATCATGTTCCCACCCGGGCGCATTCGCGGGTTGGATTTTCAGGTCATCCATACGGAGAGCCTGTGTCTTGCGGTGCCTGCCAGCCATCGTCTCGCTCGCAGATCGCGCATCACCCCGAATGACCTTTTGCGCGAGGCGCTCATTGCTGCGCCTGAGGAGGTTTCTCCCGCGCTTCGTGAAACGATTGCGATGTGGTTCCGTGCCGAAGGCATCACACCGACTTTTCGCTTGGAGACCCAACTCCAGCAAACCATCATCACGCTTGTCGCGGAGGAACTTGGTGTTGCTCTCGTCCCTGAGTCCATGAAAAAACTCGCCATCACAGGAGTAGTCTATCGTTCTCTGGCCAGTGCACCGCAGATCGAGCACGTCATCGCCTGGCACACGGGAAATCTGAACCCGTCCCTACCATTGCTCTTGAAAGCCTGCGCTTGA
- a CDS encoding NnrS family protein — protein MKFPACKRRSPKPPEVTGLAWLAAEPFRVFFFSGALWSMIGVSLWPMFYAGGLGYFPAYSHARIMIEAFGGAFVVGFLGTAGPRMASAPKLSPWELAWLFVVHQANALCHLRLLHAWGDALFALLLMSLLASLGLRVVRYREAPPPPQMLLALVGLLCGAVGALLMIMPVTLTDPWRFRFASLLLNQGLLLPPVLGIGSFLFPRMLGGSFGEPKTTLQKQAALIGAGLTSLLLVASFALEVWVDARAGCGLRVTASVIYLLQEIRWSRAEGAAPRGTLATGLRVALICGESGLLLPGFWPLQRVSLEHLLYIGGFGLLILVVASRVLFGHSGDLAGFDRRGGMARWLIGLALLAATTRAVTGFLPQLTVSHHIYAALTWAAVALMWLVWHRQRFVGRDED, from the coding sequence ATGAAATTTCCAGCCTGTAAACGCCGCTCACCAAAACCTCCAGAGGTTACGGGTTTGGCTTGGCTCGCTGCGGAACCTTTTCGGGTCTTCTTTTTCAGTGGCGCGCTGTGGAGTATGATCGGCGTGTCGTTGTGGCCGATGTTCTATGCCGGAGGGCTGGGTTACTTCCCCGCTTACAGCCATGCGCGGATCATGATCGAGGCTTTTGGCGGAGCCTTCGTGGTCGGCTTTCTCGGCACAGCGGGACCGCGTATGGCCTCGGCTCCAAAACTGAGCCCCTGGGAGCTGGCTTGGCTTTTTGTGGTTCATCAGGCGAATGCCCTCTGTCATCTGCGGCTTCTGCATGCCTGGGGAGATGCGCTATTCGCGCTCTTGCTGATGTCGTTGCTGGCTAGCCTGGGTCTGCGTGTTGTCCGCTACCGTGAGGCCCCCCCACCGCCACAGATGTTGCTGGCTCTGGTCGGGCTACTGTGCGGGGCGGTGGGTGCCCTGCTCATGATCATGCCTGTGACGTTGACCGATCCCTGGCGATTCCGATTTGCCAGTCTGCTCCTGAATCAAGGGCTGCTCTTGCCACCGGTTCTGGGCATCGGTTCCTTCCTCTTTCCACGCATGTTGGGGGGCAGCTTTGGGGAACCAAAAACGACTCTGCAAAAGCAGGCCGCTTTGATCGGTGCCGGGCTCACCTCGCTGCTGCTGGTCGCGAGCTTTGCCCTCGAGGTGTGGGTGGATGCACGTGCGGGTTGTGGGCTTCGTGTCACCGCCTCGGTGATCTATCTACTGCAGGAGATCCGGTGGAGTCGTGCCGAAGGGGCAGCTCCCCGTGGCACCTTGGCCACCGGGTTACGGGTGGCTTTGATCTGCGGTGAATCGGGTTTGTTGCTACCCGGCTTCTGGCCTCTTCAACGCGTGTCCTTGGAGCATTTGCTCTACATTGGTGGTTTTGGTCTCCTGATACTCGTGGTGGCCAGTCGAGTCTTGTTTGGTCACAGTGGCGATCTCGCAGGCTTTGATCGACGGGGCGGCATGGCCCGCTGGTTGATCGGTCTTGCTCTACTGGCTGCCACCACCCGCGCCGTCACTGGTTTCCTTCCGCAACTCACCGTGTCACATCACATCTACGCCGCGCTCACCTGGGCTGCCGTGGCATTGATGTGGCTGGTCTGGCATCGTCAACGGTTTGTTGGGCGAGATGAGGATTAA
- a CDS encoding FAD-dependent oxidoreductase gives MNRRTLAFYAGCVATAWSLTWAPSLRAADAREVDIVVYSGVPCGIAASITAAREGAKVLLIEPTKHVGGLSTSGINTAESEHMLKWTIGGFADEFYRQLGKHYGTNQPEYFFESSVAEKVYLDMLKEAQVEVLYGASVETVTKDGPKITGITLTDGAKLTAKVFVDAGYEGDLMARAGVKYAVGRESKAEFGEEAAGIRFDKVSRKARTVDTEGKLLPGISAWAKDLKEGDAHRAPMNYNFRLTVAKDPALQVPIPAPKHYDASRYALLAGWLRNQTAQGLPVKLKDIVDPYKRRNGKFELNNKQSAIYSMGHFGGQFDWPDASYAKRARIYEDHLDYTLGLLHFLAQDESVPANVQAEMKAMGLHKDEFADNGHLPYQLYVREARRMRGVYVMKQQDVQTDRRKPDSIGMSSHFIDSHHVQRVALNENEFVNEGRIWRMGYANQIPYRSLTPLPEECRNLLVPGAASYTHVAFCTLRLESVWMITGHAAGIAAAMAVKGDGDIHHVDVSALQDKLRAQKQVVDFIPGMPEKCEHLNGPPEF, from the coding sequence ATGAATCGAAGAACCTTGGCTTTTTATGCAGGCTGCGTGGCGACTGCTTGGTCACTGACATGGGCTCCGTCCCTTCGGGCCGCGGATGCTCGGGAGGTGGACATCGTGGTGTATAGCGGTGTGCCCTGTGGCATTGCCGCCTCCATCACGGCGGCGCGGGAGGGGGCGAAAGTGTTGCTCATCGAGCCGACGAAACACGTGGGCGGACTGAGCACGAGTGGGATCAATACAGCCGAGAGTGAACACATGCTGAAGTGGACCATCGGCGGTTTTGCCGATGAGTTTTATCGTCAGTTAGGCAAGCACTATGGCACGAACCAACCGGAGTATTTCTTTGAGTCGTCCGTGGCCGAAAAGGTGTATCTGGACATGCTGAAAGAAGCCCAGGTGGAGGTACTCTATGGAGCCAGTGTGGAGACTGTGACGAAGGATGGCCCGAAGATCACTGGCATCACCCTCACCGATGGCGCCAAGCTGACGGCCAAGGTCTTTGTGGATGCAGGTTATGAAGGCGATCTCATGGCTCGGGCGGGTGTGAAGTATGCCGTGGGACGCGAGTCGAAGGCGGAGTTTGGTGAGGAAGCGGCAGGCATCCGCTTTGACAAGGTATCGCGCAAGGCACGCACGGTGGATACTGAAGGCAAGCTGCTGCCCGGCATCAGTGCCTGGGCCAAGGACCTGAAGGAAGGGGATGCCCATCGTGCCCCGATGAACTACAACTTCCGCCTCACGGTGGCAAAGGACCCTGCACTCCAGGTGCCGATCCCTGCACCCAAGCATTACGATGCTTCGCGATATGCCTTGCTCGCAGGTTGGCTGCGCAATCAGACTGCTCAAGGACTCCCGGTCAAACTGAAGGATATTGTGGACCCCTACAAACGCCGGAACGGTAAGTTTGAGCTGAATAACAAGCAGTCGGCCATTTATTCCATGGGTCACTTCGGCGGTCAGTTTGACTGGCCAGATGCCAGCTATGCTAAGCGTGCCCGCATCTATGAAGATCATCTGGATTACACCCTCGGTCTGCTGCATTTCCTGGCTCAGGATGAGTCCGTCCCTGCCAATGTGCAGGCGGAGATGAAAGCCATGGGTTTGCACAAGGATGAATTCGCCGATAACGGTCACCTACCCTATCAGCTCTACGTGCGTGAGGCCCGCCGCATGCGGGGTGTGTATGTGATGAAGCAGCAGGATGTGCAGACGGATCGGCGTAAGCCGGATAGCATCGGCATGAGCAGTCACTTCATTGACTCCCATCACGTGCAGCGTGTGGCGTTAAATGAAAACGAGTTTGTGAATGAAGGCCGCATTTGGCGCATGGGTTATGCAAACCAGATCCCCTATCGCTCACTCACGCCGCTGCCTGAGGAGTGCCGCAATCTGCTCGTCCCTGGAGCTGCCAGCTACACTCATGTGGCCTTCTGCACCCTGCGACTGGAGAGCGTGTGGATGATCACCGGCCATGCCGCAGGCATCGCTGCCGCGATGGCGGTGAAAGGTGATGGCGATATTCATCATGTGGATGTCTCCGCCTTGCAGGACAAGCTGCGGGCACAGAAGCAGGTCGTGGATTTCATCCCAGGCATGCCGGAGAAATGCGAGCATCTGAACGGGCCGCCGGAGTTTTGA
- a CDS encoding DUF2200 domain-containing protein yields MPTKHRIFTTPFASVYPLYVAKAEKKERTKAEVDEIIRWLTGYSPQELEAELEKQTDFETFFQQAPKMNPARTLIKGTVCGVRVEDIEEPMMREIRYLDKLVDELAKGKAMEKILRA; encoded by the coding sequence ATGCCCACGAAACACCGCATCTTTACCACGCCCTTCGCGAGTGTTTATCCCCTCTATGTCGCGAAGGCAGAGAAGAAGGAACGAACGAAGGCGGAGGTGGATGAGATCATCCGTTGGCTGACGGGTTACAGCCCGCAGGAACTGGAAGCGGAGTTGGAGAAGCAGACCGATTTTGAAACCTTCTTCCAACAAGCCCCGAAGATGAATCCTGCCCGGACCTTGATCAAAGGCACCGTCTGTGGCGTGCGCGTGGAGGACATCGAAGAACCGATGATGCGAGAGATTCGCTACCTGGATAAGTTGGTGGATGAACTCGCGAAAGGCAAAGCGATGGAGAAGATCTTGCGGGCGTGA
- a CDS encoding ATP-grasp domain-containing protein: MRLIYPADTFNPKVVDEIYADEFVAAQTAGLSISIFNFEDFQEGRFCPRPAIQDGEPVLYRGWMLPPNDYARFHEAISAVGGTPVTDVSSYTLCHHLPRWYPLLTEFTSETMTFSESDDIALALTEAGWKGCFLKDYVKSLSTDAGSLVHDLSTIPNVIAKMRKYRGQIEGGLCARRIEEYDASTERRYFVWNGVAHSDSGEVPQIVAEAASRVLSPFFSVDIATRRDGALSIIELGDGQVSDRKHWSCDNLIRMFATPA; the protein is encoded by the coding sequence ATGCGACTGATTTATCCAGCCGATACTTTTAATCCAAAGGTCGTCGACGAAATTTATGCCGATGAATTCGTAGCCGCTCAAACAGCAGGACTATCTATTTCTATTTTCAACTTCGAGGATTTTCAAGAAGGACGGTTCTGCCCACGACCAGCGATCCAGGATGGAGAGCCTGTTTTATATCGTGGTTGGATGTTACCTCCCAATGATTACGCCAGATTTCACGAGGCGATCAGCGCTGTAGGAGGCACGCCAGTCACGGATGTCTCATCTTATACCCTCTGCCATCACCTTCCCCGGTGGTATCCACTACTTACGGAATTCACCTCTGAGACGATGACGTTTTCCGAGTCCGATGACATAGCGTTGGCACTCACTGAAGCTGGTTGGAAGGGCTGCTTCCTGAAGGACTATGTGAAGTCTCTTTCTACCGATGCGGGTTCTTTGGTTCACGATCTTTCGACGATTCCTAACGTGATCGCCAAGATGCGGAAGTATCGAGGTCAAATTGAGGGTGGATTGTGTGCCAGGCGCATCGAAGAATACGATGCTTCCACCGAGCGACGTTACTTTGTTTGGAATGGAGTCGCTCATTCTGACTCAGGTGAAGTCCCCCAAATAGTAGCCGAGGCTGCCAGCAGAGTTTTAAGCCCATTCTTCTCCGTCGATATTGCCACTCGTCGTGATGGTGCCTTGAGCATCATTGAGCTTGGTGATGGACAGGTTTCCGACCGGAAGCACTGGAGTTGCGATAACTTGATCCGCATGTTTGCCACGCCTGCATAA